A region of the Pempheris klunzingeri isolate RE-2024b chromosome 21, fPemKlu1.hap1, whole genome shotgun sequence genome:
TATAAATTAAGTTAACCGAGCTGTTAGCTGCTTGTCTCCCGGAATATAAACCGCATTTGAGGCGAAAATCAGCAGCTAACCGAGAATCTACTTTTAGCTAGCTACCGTTAGCCGCCGTTAGCTAACGTCCATGAATCGAACCATAACAATAACGTTAGAAGCGGCTAACGGTCacagctaacgctagctaactgAAGTTAATGTTGTGCTAACACATCTGCGGTTTGTGAGTTAAAAAGCGGCCTCAGTCCGTCTCGTTTTCACGGACAGTGACTCCAGGAGATCACCTGTCACTTGTCACCTGTCctccttgtcttcctcttcctcctcctcctcctcctcctcctgctcctgctgctgcgtTGAAGTCCGGTTTGATTTCTGGCTTTTTTTTGGTGCGCAACTTTCTCCTCCGTCTGCGTCCTGACAACTGGCCGTTAAAGTTGTTATTTTATGATTATAAACAAACTCTGCAGTTGCTATAGAAACTGTACGTTTtactaaaatatgaaaaataacagtttgattttattctaCAGGAGGTTAGAAATACTGATCTGGCCGTGAGCTCCCAAACGCACCTCCCACCACCCACAGGTAAATTTTTACaggaaaatacaaattaaaccactttttttttaattattaagatTTCCCACCATTTATTTATCCAGTTATCTGTTCGCTTATACTTTCTGTACATTTAATTTACCAATATAAAGATTTCTGAGTCTCCAGTCCAACAGTTTATGAATCCTCGGGCTTGCTGACAACTTCAATTATCATTTTGTTCACTTAAAAGTGGTCAAATGGGCCTAAATGAGtctaaaaatatagaataagCTACTTAAAGGCCGagcatttgtgttttcaattCTAAACCCCTCATGAAATCTACaaattaaagtattttaattACAACATACCAGAGTTGTAGCCAGGATTTTCAGAAATACTGAGGTCCTCAAATGCATCTCAGACCACCACctgtcaaatatatttttttaattaattacttgaatttttcttattttattcatgtaacTGATCAATCAGTTACACTTTTACATGTAATGTCATGTCCGCTCTGCCAGGAGTAACATTTTGGAGGAATAACTTTACTTTGTTGGCCTAAAAGTGGTCGAATGTAAACATAATTTAACCAGAAATACTGGATTCTGTTTAACaattaatataaatgtgttaaatgtttaattgtAAACTCCCTAAACTCTTAAAatctcattttttcccctctattTCCTAACACGAAGGCTTAGATGCTGTTTCAGGCTCGAAGAAATTCAGAATTCTTTGTTAAATTATAATTTTGGGGCgtataaatattcaaatacaaacaaaaactacTGGTGTCATTTCAAAAAATGCCCACCGTGCATCagcaaagtgtttgtttttaatcataaaCTCCCTAAAGGATATgattattcaaatatttgaatcaGGCCAGacaggatttaaaaaatgccGAGGTTAGAAGTCTCCAAAtagattttgttctttttttttaatataaatatttaatctttttagattaattaattgattttatatCCCAACATAAGGGTCTCACTGCTGTTTCAAGGTCTTCTCCACTCTGCCAGGAGCAAAAATCTGAAGGGAAACTTAaaactttattcatttcttgttttcttaAACAAATTTAgttgaatataaatataaaaagtcttaaaaaaaaaggatccatTATGTGTCAGTGTTCGACTGTAACATCTGCAGGCTAATAAATCACACGTGTGACGGCTCAGTGCACATGAATTCACTTCTACGTCCTTGTGAACAAGATAAAAATTtaatgagaaatgaaaagaaaagaaaagatccTGGTGAGAGAGGAAGGCTCCACTCACACAATCAACCAAAAGgattccaaaataaaagaaaaaggacaTTTACACATAAATCTCTATCTTAGTTTTTCCCTGTAGCTATGGAAACAGATGAAAGGTACCAACATAAGAGCGTTTATAAGAGATCACAAGACTTCCGTCGCTCTCCGAGTCCCATGAGACGAATGTCAGGGTGAAGTTTTGCAGAAGTAAGAGTTCCCCCTCTGAGGAAGACGAGTTCTTTTGAGTGTCTtgtgaggagctgaagaggCTCCTGTGCTCCAGAGTTACTTCACTGAAGCTCCCGTGGACAGGAGGGatctcccagcatgctctcTGGCTCCACACCTGGCCTCCGGGGGTTCAGGTGCACCGGGATCAGGAGTAGAGGCTCCAGTAGATGGTGTTGAAGAGCAGGTAGGACAGGGGGAAGGCGAGCCGCGAGTACGAGTCGATCATGTAGCTGTTGCTGACCAGCAGGTCCACGTTCTCACGCACGGACCGCTGCCGGCGCAGGCGGGTCCCCTCCGTGGGCCGGATGTCCGGGGCCTGGGTCGGCGTGGCGAGGGGGTCGGAGGTCAGGGCGGGCGGCATGCGGGGGAACGGGGTCAGCTCGATGTCGTTGTCGTGGAAACAGCCATCGAAGGCCATCGCCTGGCTGGCGTTGAAGGTGGAAGGGAtctgaaacaggaagcagtcaGGAGGATCATATATGTGGTTTTATACAGAACTGAGAAAATCCTCCACGATAAGTCACTCACAGATGGTTAAAACcatcataaatacacacacaggcgtCAGCAGTGGAGAGCTGGTTGTTATTTTCTGAAATTAATCAATGGTGATGAAAATATGGTTCCTccctttcaaattaaaagccccaCATCTGGGAAAACTGCACTCACGATGCAGtaaaatgtttcctgttttcatatGTGGTTTTTGTGTCACTGCTGCTTCCATGtgaatgtttgattttgctgctgcagatgtttaagtttgtgtttgtctgctggtTTACAGTCTGAATAGTTTAGTCATGGACggattattttaattttaaacgACTTATTTTAagatatgttgtttttttattatctatttgtttttattgttgctcTTATCTTCACACTTTGGGGTATTTCTAGGGTTCTTATTGTCTCTTGTCCTTAATGGGCTTTTCTTCacttaattattaatcattatctATGGATGTTTGTGCTCAGAGAGCTATAAATCAGCTGCCCCTTGGAGATAAATACAGTGTCTGGATCTGAATCTGAGTCTTTAGTTCTTTAGTTAAAtggcgccaattcataacaaacagtGTCTGTAGACATTTTTCATAAAAGATTATTcaataattcaaaattaaggactCAAGAACCACAGAACCAGGAGACAACGACAAGAAAAGTGGAtaaagtggagagaaaaagcCTCCAAAATGTCgacttttaatctgaaaagtctCCTCATTTGGAGATTAATAGTTTCCTCTGATAATTATATAACCTGAAGAGTAACTAAAGCCGTCGGTCagatgtggtggagtaaaaaAACTCCAGTAAAGTAGATCTGGAGGATTCAAAGTGTTTCCCTCTCTGGTGTGATGCCTCTGTGTGGCCACTGGAGTGCGTCATTCAGTTAAAATCTGACTTCTCTCATCCCCTCGTCCTGCAGTTATCTCCCCCGTGTAGCCCGTGCTCTCACCTTccccctcttcatcttcctcatctcctccaggGTGGTGCAGTAGTTGACGGCCGCGTACTCgatcacagacaggaagacgaACAGGAAGCTGGTCCACAGGTAGATGTCCACCGCCTTCACGTACGACACCTGGacgacacacagacacaggtgaCGGGGTCGGCCTGCCGTCATCATCAATAATCACATTCAGATCCATTAAAGGACAGAATgatctcctcctgtgtgaatgtaaaGGAGCTCTGAGTCTCCACCCAAACTCtttaatcatcattttgttCACTTAAAAGTGGTCAAATGGGCCAAAGTGAGtctaaaaatatagaaatatagaatatttaattCTAAACTCCTCATAAAATCTACAAATTTAAGTATTTTAATTACAACACAAACCAGAGTTGTAGCCAGGATTATCAGAAATACTGAGGTCCTCAAACGCACCTCAGACCACCacctttaattattattaataatgataataataataataataacaataataataatggtaataacTAAAATAAGAGTGACAACAGTCTGAACTCTggcttttttaaatatttaattattgcTTTAATGATACTTTCTGTAAATGTTATGTCCCAAAATAAAAGGTCTCACTGCTGTTTCTAAACATTTTCCACTTTAGCTTTActcattttatgtttctttaaTAAAAACGTAGttgaatattattttaaaaagtctaaaaaaaaggcctgaaaaagagcttctgtgtgtttgacccctcagaaaacagaaattaaatagTTTAACAGTTAAATCGTAGTTTAATTAATAATAACTGTGCAGAACATTCATTCTAATTATGAACGATGATCTTATATAATCAGGTCCTAACGTTCTCTGTAATGATgcagtaaataaaataacattattaagCATTAAATTAAGTAAACAAACTTAAAAGTATTTATTGAGCGGTTTAAAGGAGTAATCCGTCCTGTTTCCTCAGCTCGTTCCTCAGACGTTCTTACGGGCTCTGAAACGAATGAAAGGGACCAGAAAGGGGCTCAGACTGACCCAGAGCCCGTATGAGAGCCGCTACCTGAGGCATGGAGGAGGACACCCCGGTGATGATGGTGGACATGGTCAGCACCGTGGTGATACCTGCAGGAGGACAAAGACAGTAACATTAACTCCCACGTTTTTACATCACTTTGGGCGGTTTTGTGCAGACGAGTCATAAAAGTGCCATAGAAAAgaataaatctgtaaaataataaGAGCAATAGatttaagataaaaatgaaaaagaggaataaatcAGCAATCtaataaatatagaaatgtaaagatcaatttttttattaatttttataggcatttttgtatattttcatattatttgttCACTTATTTCTgagtatatttatttattcattttttaaaatatattaaaaaataaaataaaattttcttCATATAATGCCATTATTTTTTAccctttatttatatattcatatatttttccACCTATTTCTTTTGCTCTTCCttgaaaaagaaatctaaaagtCCACCTGAGTGACTCCAAAGAacacaaaattttttttttcatatgcaAAAGTcagatttttcagttttaccCAGAGAGACGCGAGCAGGAACGGCCCTCCTGTCGATCCAGAAGGAGACCCAGGACAGAACGACCATCAGCATGGTGGGGAAGTACGTCTGcagcatgaagaagaagatgtgCCTCCGCAGGATGAAGTTGATGAACAGACGATTGTACCAACCTGACAGAAGGAGACAGGGTtggttttggaattggtccagtaatGAGCGGTTTACActtattctgagtgtgtgacagcattctggaaaggatccctacagagagagacctggaagatccttttggtttaaccacaaacagccgttatatcgctctctgcacacacaccagactacattcacaaaaacactgattttaccttGGAGAACAGTGGAGCTGTTGATCTACTGCTacctcagtcagttagtttgtttgcattattgtgtgttaaacaagaCTCAAAATAAcctttcaaaacaccaaagtcactcaataacacaaactaacaaactgagatagaccagcagctcctgtgttctgcgaggtaaaatcactgtttttgtcaatgtagtctggtgtgtgtgcagagagccatataacagctgtttgtgattaaaccaaaaggatcttccaggtctctctctgtagggatcctttccataatgctgtcacacacttagaataacttTTGAAAACAGAAACTTCAGCTCTTTCACTGTGAATCCAGGTtattaaaccacacacacacacacacacaccggtgcTGCTGTAGAAAGCCAGGCCATTGGAGGCGTGGAAATGCTCAATGAAGAACTGAGACAAGACGATCTCATCTGTCCTCAGAGAGTCGTTCCCATTCTTCCAGTAGAGCATCAGGTCGTTCTCATTATATGCATCTGTAgcgagaaagaaagaaagaggtgttCAGTGTCATGGAAAACAGGGGAAAGATGAGATGTGAAAACAGGCTGGTTGCGTTTGTTGGCAGTCGTCTGAGTAAATCCTGCCTTTTTCTTATTTAACGCTTGCTGCATTTATCATTTCCAGAGGTGGAGGGAGCACTCCGATCCTTTAGCTGATTAAAATACACTATTGGATGGTTAATGGTGATGCATCAGtgttaaagcagcattttactaCTTCATGTAcagtgtattactgtgtgtagattagtccagtggttcccaacctacGGGGCAGGGCCCTCAGAGGGGCCACCACATAAATCTGAGAGGTCTTGAGATGATTAATAGGAGAGGAAAGATGAAGACAAATCTGTATTTAATCtgaatttaattgtatttttctcCACTTTCTTCTCGTacgtacagtgtgtgtgtgtgtgtgtgtgtgtgtgtgtgtgtgtgtgtgtgtgtgtgtgtgtgtgtgtgtctcacagctctccagctccagcGAGCAGTTCTGTGTGTCCAGAGGGAAGCTGCTGAAGTCCATCGAGCAGAGAGCCGTCACAGTgaccctgaaacacacaatcAGTTGCTCACCTGGCCTGGACACACCTGTCCTGCTGTTGCCAAGGAAACCTCGAGGTTATCTTATCTAGTCTTAATTAATATAAGAATTAACTCCACCTCAACCTGCTGGGCTAAAATATCACAGCAACTCTTGGATGAAACTTGAAATTTAGTGGAGAATTCAtgctcccagaggatgaaccagacttttcctctagctCCTCCCCCAGTGGGTCGAATCTTTCTCCTCTccagtgaaatatttcagcatgttGATGATCAATAATTCCCTGACAGTCAATGTTAAAGTGTCCAACTcaaccaaatacctgcaaaacactTTAGCGCtagttagcaaatgttagcatgctagcacacCAAACCTGCTAAAGGTTAGCATTAGTATTTTATCTATCCACGCGTTAGAAAATCCCCTTCTGCTCACTTATTAAGCCCAAACCCAGTGACAGTCCACCCCGAGTCGTACCTGACGCTGTACAGGATGTTCCCGTCGGGGTAAACCCGCAGCATGATGTTCTCCATGGTGGTGTCGTGGATGAAGGAGCGCTTGGAGTGGACGAAGAAGACGTCAGGGACCCAGATCTTCTTCACCAGCCTGGAGTCAAACGTCCTGCTCTTGTTGCTTCGGGACGGAAACGCCAGCCGCTCGTCCTTCCAGTAGTGACGCAGGTACAGAGTCATGGTGAAGTCCTGCAGGCCGCAAAACCAGACAGATGGAGTTGACTCTTGTATTTATGATAGaaaatatatctatttattcagATTTATGAATCTATTTATGCAACAGTACTGTTTTgattgtctttgtctgtctttccagTACTTCTCTTGTCTTTATTCTTCTACATGTTTGACTTTACAGCGCTTTAGGAGCAGTTTACTatcttttattatcttatttttgtagtAAAAACAGACTTATATTTTCCTAATGGTGCGTGGGGATGGATCAAGTCAACCTGTGATAAACACTTTATGCAATATGAGTAAACAACCTTTTGTTTCCTCGTAATCGCAGGTTAATGATCTTCTTGTCTCGagataaagaaataatctgTGACCTCAAGATAACGGCGAGTTTCTCAGCTTTCAGCTTTCAGTAACAGTCTTTCTAAAAGATCAGAATATTTAGAGATAAATGGACAAATTGTTTATTAGAAGTTATAGCTTTTCTTAAAATCTGTGAAAATCAGGTTCATGcaagcaaaaaagaaagaatttgaCATATATTTGGATTATTTTATCGTACGGTCTCTTGCTGAATGCACAACCTTATTTCTAATATCAAAACGTGCtttaaagatataaaataaaacataagaaATGACCCCAGACTTTATTTGGTTTGGTCAATCACAGAATCATATATTTTTACACATA
Encoded here:
- the LOC139220951 gene encoding gamma-aminobutyric acid receptor subunit rho-3-like yields the protein MRPGFGGAAIPVGIDVQVESIDSISEVNMDFTMTLYLRHYWKDERLAFPSRSNKSRTFDSRLVKKIWVPDVFFVHSKRSFIHDTTMENIMLRVYPDGNILYSVRVTVTALCSMDFSSFPLDTQNCSLELESYAYNENDLMLYWKNGNDSLRTDEIVLSQFFIEHFHASNGLAFYSSTGWYNRLFINFILRRHIFFFMLQTYFPTMLMVVLSWVSFWIDRRAVPARVSLGITTVLTMSTIITGVSSSMPQVSYVKAVDIYLWTSFLFVFLSVIEYAAVNYCTTLEEMRKMKRGKIPSTFNASQAMAFDGCFHDNDIELTPFPRMPPALTSDPLATPTQAPDIRPTEGTRLRRQRSVRENVDLLVSNSYMIDSYSRLAFPLSYLLFNTIYWSLYS